From Streptomyces yatensis, one genomic window encodes:
- the secD gene encoding protein translocase subunit SecD, translating to MAAPKKGRRSSGSQGRPGRALAVILIAIVALTGGMFVSGHTTPRLGIDLAGGTSFTLEAKNQPGKPNAINTDNMNTAVSIIERRVNGLGVSEAEVQTQGEKHIIVNIPKGTNAKQARQQVGTTAQLYFRPVTTTTSGQKTPEQPSSTPSPSGTASGKGNDKGGKPSGTPSASSSASSSSSASPSTQGRALSEGLKADKKPSETPSPSDTSKPDPSKTPPGSADQQKLAKQFAALDCTKPAARAAAADKAANAKPSDPVLACSEKGDAKFVLGPSEVEGTDVDDASAVFESQNGAGWIVQLDFNGKGSKKFAKTTGELTTKQSPQNRFAIVLDGEVVSDPEVTQGAITGGRATISGGFTQQSSEDLANVLSYGALPLSFDIADETTVSAALGGEQLDAGLIAGAIGLALVVIYLVVYYRGLALVAMASLGVSAILTYTIMVLLGPGIGFALNLPAVCGAIVAIGITADSFIVYFERIRDEIREGRSLRPAVERGWPRARRTILVSDFVSFLAAAVLYIVTVGKVQGFAFTLGLTTLLDVAVVFLFTKPLMTILARRPFFGNGHSWSGLDPKRLGVTPPLRRRRPAAPGPADTKEA from the coding sequence GTGGCAGCACCGAAGAAGGGCCGCAGGTCCTCCGGGTCACAGGGCAGGCCCGGGCGCGCCTTGGCCGTCATCCTGATCGCCATCGTGGCGCTGACCGGAGGCATGTTCGTCTCCGGTCACACCACGCCGCGACTGGGTATCGATCTCGCGGGCGGCACCAGCTTCACGCTGGAGGCCAAGAACCAACCGGGCAAGCCCAACGCGATCAACACGGACAACATGAACACCGCCGTGAGCATCATCGAGCGGCGGGTCAACGGTCTGGGTGTGTCCGAGGCCGAGGTCCAGACGCAGGGCGAGAAGCACATCATCGTGAACATCCCCAAGGGGACGAACGCGAAGCAGGCCCGGCAGCAGGTCGGCACCACCGCCCAGCTCTACTTCCGGCCGGTGACCACGACCACCAGCGGCCAGAAGACCCCCGAGCAGCCCAGCTCCACCCCCAGCCCGTCCGGCACCGCCAGCGGCAAGGGCAATGACAAGGGCGGCAAGCCGTCCGGCACCCCCTCGGCCTCCTCGTCGGCTTCCTCGTCCTCCTCGGCCAGCCCCAGCACCCAGGGGCGGGCCCTCTCCGAGGGGCTGAAGGCCGACAAGAAGCCCAGCGAGACCCCCTCGCCGTCGGACACCTCGAAGCCCGACCCGTCCAAGACCCCGCCCGGCTCCGCCGACCAGCAGAAGCTGGCCAAGCAGTTCGCGGCCCTGGACTGCACCAAGCCGGCCGCCCGCGCCGCGGCCGCCGACAAGGCGGCCAACGCCAAGCCGAGCGACCCCGTGCTGGCCTGCAGCGAGAAGGGCGACGCCAAGTTTGTGCTCGGCCCCTCCGAGGTCGAGGGCACCGACGTGGACGACGCCTCCGCGGTCTTCGAGAGCCAGAACGGAGCGGGCTGGATCGTCCAGCTCGACTTCAACGGCAAGGGCTCCAAGAAGTTCGCCAAGACCACCGGCGAGCTCACCACCAAGCAGTCCCCGCAGAACCGCTTCGCGATCGTCCTGGACGGCGAGGTCGTCTCCGACCCCGAGGTCACCCAGGGCGCCATCACCGGCGGCCGGGCCACCATCTCCGGCGGCTTCACCCAGCAGAGCTCCGAGGACCTGGCCAACGTGCTGTCCTACGGTGCCCTCCCGCTGTCCTTCGACATCGCGGACGAGACCACCGTCTCCGCCGCGCTCGGCGGTGAGCAGCTGGACGCCGGTCTGATCGCCGGTGCCATCGGCCTCGCGCTCGTCGTGATCTACCTGGTCGTCTACTACCGCGGTCTCGCCCTCGTGGCCATGGCCAGCCTCGGCGTCTCCGCGATCCTGACGTACACGATCATGGTGCTGCTCGGTCCGGGCATCGGCTTCGCGCTGAACCTGCCGGCGGTCTGCGGTGCGATCGTGGCCATCGGTATCACCGCCGACTCGTTCATCGTCTACTTCGAACGGATCCGCGACGAGATCCGGGAGGGCCGCTCGCTGCGCCCCGCCGTCGAGCGCGGCTGGCCGCGGGCCCGGCGCACCATCCTGGTGTCGGACTTCGTGTCGTTCCTGGCCGCCGCGGTGCTCTACATCGTCACCGTCGGCAAGGTGCAGGGCTTCGCCTTCACCCTGGGCCTCACCACGCTGCTCGACGTCGCCGTGGTGTTCCTCTTCACCAAGCCGCTGATGACGATCCTCGCCCGCCGCCCGTTCTTCGGGAACGGCCATTCGTGGTCCGGACTCGACCCCAAGCGCCTCGGGGTCACGCCGCCGCTGCGCCGTCGTCGTCCCGCCGCCCCCGGCCCCGCCGACACGAAGGAGGCGTGA
- the yajC gene encoding preprotein translocase subunit YajC, translating into MNIVTLLPFIVLIGAMFLMTRSAKNKQRQAQQMRNDMHPGTGVRTIGGMYATVKEVHDETVLLEVAPGVHAFYAKNAVGAVLDDAEYNRIVHGIDPDEDVDAADTPVVPDDASSLTEAADAGDGDSSADKADAAEEEADEKAGKTDVKKIDLGKDDAAAASTSEDEKRDGGTDAK; encoded by the coding sequence GTGAATATCGTGACTCTCCTGCCGTTCATCGTGCTTATCGGGGCCATGTTCCTGATGACGCGATCGGCCAAGAACAAGCAGCGCCAGGCCCAGCAGATGCGCAATGACATGCACCCGGGCACCGGCGTGCGGACCATTGGCGGCATGTACGCGACGGTCAAGGAGGTACACGACGAGACGGTCCTCCTCGAGGTGGCCCCCGGCGTGCACGCGTTCTACGCGAAGAACGCGGTGGGAGCCGTCCTGGACGACGCCGAGTACAACCGCATCGTGCACGGCATCGACCCCGACGAGGACGTCGACGCCGCCGACACCCCTGTCGTTCCCGACGACGCCTCCTCGCTGACCGAGGCCGCCGACGCCGGTGACGGCGACTCCTCCGCCGACAAGGCCGACGCGGCCGAAGAAGAGGCTGACGAGAAGGCCGGGAAGACGGACGTCAAGAAGATCGACCTCGGCAAGGACGACGCCGCCGCGGCGAGCACCTCCGAGGACGAGAAGCGGGACGGCGGCACCGACGCGAAGTAA
- the ruvB gene encoding Holliday junction branch migration DNA helicase RuvB, with product MNWDETPSATADDAPPGPGGRLVGADADGDDQAVEAALRPKDLGEFVGQERVREQLDLVLKAARQRGGTADHVLLSGAPGLGKTTLSMIIAAEMAAPIRITSGPAIQHAGDLAAILSSLAEGEVLFLDEIHRMSRPAEEMLYMAMEDFRVDVIVGKGPGATAIPLELPPFTLVGATTRAGLLPPPLRDRFGFTGHMEFYAPGELERVIHRSAGLLDVTIEAEGASEIAGRSRGTPRIANRLLRRVRDYAQVKADGVITREIAASALAVYDVDERGLDRLDRAVLSALLKLFGGGPVGLSTLAVAVGEERETVEEVAEPFLVREGLLARTPRGRIGTPAAWAHLGLTPPPQTAGGGQAGLFDA from the coding sequence GTGAACTGGGACGAGACCCCATCGGCCACCGCCGACGACGCCCCGCCCGGCCCGGGCGGCAGGCTGGTGGGCGCCGACGCCGACGGTGACGACCAGGCGGTGGAGGCCGCGCTCCGCCCGAAGGACCTCGGCGAGTTCGTCGGACAGGAGCGGGTGCGCGAGCAACTGGACCTGGTGCTCAAGGCGGCCCGGCAGCGCGGCGGCACCGCCGACCATGTGCTGCTCTCCGGTGCGCCCGGACTGGGCAAGACCACCCTCTCCATGATCATCGCCGCGGAGATGGCCGCCCCGATCCGGATCACCTCCGGCCCCGCCATCCAGCACGCCGGCGATCTGGCCGCGATCCTCTCCTCCCTCGCCGAGGGCGAGGTGCTCTTCCTGGACGAGATCCACCGGATGTCCCGGCCCGCCGAGGAGATGCTGTACATGGCGATGGAGGACTTCCGCGTCGACGTCATCGTCGGCAAGGGGCCCGGGGCCACCGCCATCCCGCTGGAGCTGCCGCCGTTCACGCTGGTCGGCGCCACCACCCGGGCCGGGCTGCTGCCGCCCCCGCTGCGCGACCGCTTCGGCTTCACCGGCCATATGGAGTTCTACGCCCCGGGTGAGCTGGAGCGGGTCATCCACCGCTCCGCCGGGCTGCTCGATGTGACCATCGAGGCCGAGGGCGCCTCCGAGATCGCGGGCCGCTCCCGCGGCACCCCCCGGATCGCCAACCGTCTGCTGCGCCGGGTGCGGGACTACGCCCAGGTCAAGGCCGACGGCGTGATCACGCGCGAGATCGCCGCCAGCGCCCTCGCCGTGTACGACGTGGACGAGCGCGGCCTGGACCGGCTGGACCGGGCGGTGCTCAGCGCCCTGCTCAAGCTGTTCGGCGGCGGCCCGGTGGGCCTGTCGACCCTGGCGGTCGCCGTGGGGGAGGAGCGCGAGACGGTCGAGGAGGTCGCCGAGCCCTTCCTGGTCCGGGAGGGGCTGCTGGCCCGTACGCCCCGGGGGCGCATCGGCACCCCCGCGGCCTGGGCCCATCTGGGGCTGACCCCGCCGCCGCAGACCGCCGGCGGCGGCCAGGCGGGGCTCTTCGACGCATGA
- the ruvA gene encoding Holliday junction branch migration protein RuvA, whose translation MIAFVSGPVAAVAPDTAVIEVGGIGMALQCAPATLAGLRVGQQARLATSLVVREDSLTLYGFADDDERQVFELLQTASGVGPRLAQAMLAVHSPDALRLAVSTGDEKALTAVPGIGKKGAQRLLLELKDRLGEPLGSAVPGARSAAAPGWSDQLHTALVGLGYATREADEAVAAVTPQAEEAVAAGGKPQVAQLLRAALQTLNRTR comes from the coding sequence ATGATCGCGTTCGTCTCCGGTCCGGTGGCGGCCGTCGCCCCGGACACCGCCGTGATCGAGGTCGGCGGGATCGGGATGGCGCTCCAGTGCGCCCCCGCCACCCTGGCCGGGCTGCGCGTCGGCCAGCAGGCCCGGCTGGCCACCTCCCTCGTCGTCCGTGAGGACTCGCTGACCCTCTACGGCTTCGCCGACGACGACGAGCGCCAGGTCTTCGAGCTGCTCCAGACCGCCAGTGGGGTCGGCCCCCGGCTGGCCCAGGCCATGCTGGCGGTGCACTCCCCGGACGCACTGCGGCTCGCGGTGTCCACCGGGGACGAGAAGGCGCTCACCGCCGTTCCCGGCATCGGCAAGAAGGGGGCGCAGCGGCTGCTGCTGGAGCTCAAGGACCGGCTCGGCGAGCCGCTCGGCTCCGCCGTGCCCGGCGCCCGCTCCGCGGCCGCCCCCGGCTGGAGCGACCAGCTGCACACCGCGCTGGTCGGCCTCGGCTACGCCACCCGGGAGGCCGACGAGGCGGTGGCCGCGGTCACCCCGCAGGCCGAGGAGGCGGTGGCCGCGGGCGGCAAGCCCCAGGTGGCTCAGCTGCTGCGGGCCGCCCTGCAGACCCTGAACCGCACACGGTGA
- the ruvC gene encoding crossover junction endodeoxyribonuclease RuvC codes for MRVLGVDPGLTRCGVGVVEGVAGRPLRMLGVGVIRTGADLAIGDRLVIVERGIEEWLDAHRPEFVAVERVFSQHNVRTVMGTAQASAVAMLCAARRGLPVALHTPSEVKAAVTGSGRADKAQVGSMVTRLLRLDAPPKPADAADALALAICHIWRAPATNRLQQAVAAHRGTNSARTTNSARTKNNTGAARTTKGRIS; via the coding sequence GTGCGCGTGCTGGGCGTGGACCCGGGGCTGACCCGGTGCGGCGTCGGCGTGGTCGAGGGGGTCGCGGGCCGGCCGTTGCGGATGCTCGGCGTCGGCGTCATCCGGACCGGGGCGGACCTCGCGATCGGCGACCGGCTCGTCATCGTCGAGCGCGGCATAGAGGAGTGGCTGGACGCCCACCGGCCCGAATTCGTCGCCGTGGAGCGGGTGTTCAGCCAGCACAATGTGCGCACCGTCATGGGCACCGCCCAGGCCAGCGCCGTCGCGATGCTGTGCGCGGCCCGCCGCGGGCTCCCGGTCGCGCTGCACACCCCCAGCGAGGTGAAGGCGGCCGTGACCGGATCCGGGCGGGCTGACAAGGCGCAGGTCGGCTCGATGGTGACCCGGCTGCTGCGGCTGGACGCACCGCCCAAACCGGCCGACGCGGCGGACGCCCTGGCGCTCGCCATCTGCCATATCTGGCGGGCCCCCGCGACCAACCGCCTCCAGCAGGCCGTCGCCGCCCACCGCGGCACGAACAGTGCCCGCACCACGAACAGTGCCCGCACCAAGAACAACACCGGCGCCGCGCGCACCACGAAAGGCCGTATCTCATGA